From the genome of Rhizobium oryzihabitans:
AGAATGACGGTGATGGCGGCGATCGTGACCGTAAAACGGCCGCCGATCAGCAGACGGCTCAGGACGTCACGCCCGAGATGGTCCGTTCCCAGCCAGTAAGCGGCGCTGGGTGCACTCAGCCGCAGGCGCAGGTTCTGCTGGGCGGGATTATAGGGCGATATCCATGGTGCTATCACGAGCAACAGGATGATGACGAGAAAAATTGCCGATCCCGCATAGAAGGTCCAGTGCCGACGGCTGATGAAATCCGTGAACCGGGAGAGTGTCGATGGGCGCTTGGGCGTCTCGGTCATGGGCAAGGCGGCTACCGGCGCGCTCGGGAAGTGGCTAATGGTCATGGTGGCCTCGCATTGCTGGATTGATCAGGACATAAAAGCCGTCGGCCAGCGTATTGATCAGGATGGACAGGGCCACGATGCAGATGAAACCGCCCTGCAGCATCGGGATATCCCGATTGACCACGGCGTCGTAAAGAAGCCGGCCCATTCCGGGGATGGCGAATATCACCTCCACGACCACCGACCCGCCAAGCAGGCCCGCGAGCCACAATGCGAAGAAGGTGACAACCGGAAGCGAGCCGTTGCGGACGCCGTGGCGCAGAACCGTGCTATGCATGCCGAGACCACGGCTGCGGGCCGCTGTGATGTAAGGCGCACGCAGAACCTCTGCCATGGCCGCGCGCGTCACCTGCGTGAAATAGGCAAGTGGGCGCAGGGTCAGCGTCAGGGCGGGCAGCACCAGCGAGCGCCAGCTATCCCATCCCGCCGACGGCAACCAGCCGAGATAAAGCGCAAAGACCAGCGCCGACATCGGCGCGAACCAATATTCCGGCGTCGCAACGAAGGTCTGGATCATCAGCGTTGCGAAATTGTCCAGCCGTCCGCCGGGGCGCATCGCCGCCAGCGTGCCGAGCGGCAGGGCAACGGCCACGGCAATCGCCAGCGCCGTCAGCGCCAATGTCACCGACACGCCGAGAGAGCGCAGAAGTTCGCCAGCCACGGGCTGGCTGCTGGTGAAGGAAAATCCGAGGTCGCCGCGCAGCGCATTCGACAGCCATGCGAAATATTGCACATAAAGCGGCCGGTCGAGCCCGAGGCTTACCCTGAGCGCCTCGACCGCATGCGGATCGAGCGCCGTATCACGCATGCGCGAAAACAGAATGGTGCGGGCTGGATCGCCGCCCGCCATATAGGGCAAAAGAAACGCGATGACGGAAACGATCGTCAGCATCAGGCACAGAATAAGGAAGCGCTGTAGTATCTGTATCCACATGGCCTGGTCTCCTTCACCGCAATTGGTGTTTTCACTGCAATCGGCTGTCGCCCCCGCGAGGGAACGGCGGTTTATTTGGCTAGGCGATGCTCCGTCAGTGAACCGGACGTGCCCTTCAGCATGCCGGAACGCTTGGGCACCACCGCTACCGGCGTGAAATCGGGATCTTCCGATTGCGCCAGATCCTGGATGATCGGGCAATCCGGTTCACCATTATCAGGGCAGTAGGTTGCGAGATTTCGAAGCGTGTCGGCCATGTCCCGGAGCGAATGCATCTTGGCTTCGAGGTCGACGACATGCTCCATGACGATGCGCTTGACATCGCAGGACGCGCCGCCCGGATCGCGCCACAGGGTCATGAGCTGCCGGATCTTTTCGATTGAAAATCCGAGGTCGCGGCCACGCCGGATGAAGCGCAGCGTTTCCAGATCGTTGGCCGTATAGACCCGATAACCGGATTCCGTACGGTTGGCCGATTTGATCAGGCCGATCGTTTCGTAATGGCGGATCATCTTTGCAGAAACACCGGATGCGGTGGCGGCTGTACCAATATTCATCGATCCTGCTCCTATCTTTCCGGGGTGAAAAACACGTCTGCATGAATGTCGGCGGTGCGGATGCCGCGTGCCAAAAGCTGTGGCACCGTCGCCTCGATCATCGCCGGCGGCCCTGCGAGATAAGCCTTCCAGCCATCGAGATCGTCGAAGTCGTCCGCTACCGCAGAACCGACATAACCGCACCGCATCTGCGCATGCTCTTCATTCGAGAGAACCGGAACGAAGCTCAGATTACGGTGCTTTGCGGCAAGTTCTTCAAAACGGTCGATCATATAGAGATCACGCTGCGCACGGGCGCCGAAATAGACATGAATCGGGCGTTCGCGACCCGTTGCCCGGCCGGTGGCAAGCGCTGCCTCGACCACAGCCTTGACCGGCGCCAACCCCGAACCGCCGGCAATGCCGAGGATCGGTCCGCAATGTTTTTCCCGCAGGTATGAAGACCCGAAGGGGCCGACGAGCGTGACAGGATCACCCGGCTTGGCGTTCGCGAAAATATGGCCGCTCGTGATGCCGCCGGGCACATGCCGGATATGGAATTCGATCAGGTCCTCATCGATGCGGCTGGCGATGGAATAGTCACGCGGCGAACAGTCCGGATAAAGCAGGCGTACATATTGGCCGGCCTTGAAGGTGAACAGTTCGCGATCGTCGAGCCTGATGCGGATGAGCTTGATATCATGTGTCGCATCCACCGCTTCCGCGACCTCACCTTCGAAACGGCCGGTCGGAATATCGGCGAACTCATCCTCGCCATCGAGCCAGCCGATCGTCACGTCGCTCAGCGGCACGGCGCGGCAGGCGAGCGTCAGACCTTCCGCCTTTTCCTCTTCAGTCAATGAAAAGGGCGTATGCTTGAGAAGGTCGATCTCACCTGCGACGAGGTGCGATTTGCAGGCGCCGCACCGGCCCATGCGACAGCCATGCGGATAGGATATTCCAGCTGCGAGAGCAGCCTGAAGGACTGTCTCGCCCTGCGCCGCCAGGATGCTGCGCCCGATACGTGGCAGATAGACTGTGTTTTGAGGCGTCATGACATCAGCCTCCTATTCGGCCGCTGCGAGTTGCGTGCCGGATGATCTGTCCACAAGCGGCGGGCGGAAGCTTTTGAGGCGCAGCGCGTTCGTCAAGACAAACACGCTGGAAAGCGCCATGGCTCCGGCAGCAAGGACAGGCGACAGCAGAACGCCGTTGACAGGATACAGTATTCCGGCCGCCACGGGAACGAGCGCGGCATTGTAGGCAAAGGCCCAGAACAGATTCTGGCCGATATTGCGGATCGTCGCCTTGGAGAGTGCGATGGCATTGGCAACGCCGCGCAAATCGCCCGACATCAACACCACATCGGCGCTTTCAATGGCGACATCCGTACCCGTGCCGATCGCAAGCCCGACATCGGCTGCCGCAAGGGCCGGCGCGTCGTTGATACCATCACCGACAAAGGCAACCTTCCGCCCGCCAGCGGCAAGCCTCTTGACGGCCTCCACCTTGCCATCGGGCAGCACTTCCGCCACCACTTCGTCGATACCGAGACGGCGGGCAATGGCTTCCGCCGTGCGGCGATTGTCGCCGGTGATCATCACGACCTTGAGACCGAGCGCATGCAGGGCCGCTATTGCTTCCGGCGTCGTCGGCTTCACCGGATCGGCAACCGCGATGATTGCGGCCAGCCTGCCATCGACGGCGGCATAGAGCGGCGACTGCCCTTCCCTGCCCAGCCGGTCGGCGTTATCCGCGAACATCGCGACATCGTAGCCGAGTTTCACCATGAAGCGGTCCGCGCCGGCCTCGACCCTGCGGCCGTCAACCATCGCCGCAACGCCGAAACCGGGGGTCGCCTCAAAGCCTTCCGCATCGACAAGCGTCAGACCGCCATGTTTCGCAGCCTCGACGATCGCCTCGGCAATCGGGTGCTCGGAACGGCTCTCAAGCGAGGCGACAAGACGCAGCACCTCATCCGGGTCGAAACCTTCGGTCGTGGTGAAATGCACAAGCGAGGGTTTGCCGAGTGTCAGCGTGCCGGTCTTGTCCACCGCTATGACGTCAGCATCGCGAAGGGTCTGGAGCGCATCGCCGCGCCGGAACAGCACGCCCATTTCGGCGGCGCGGCCGGTTCCGACCATGATCGACGTCGGCGTGGCAAGACCCATGGCGCAGGGGCAGGCAATGATGAGCACCGCAACGGCGTTGACGAGCGCAAAGGTCAAGGCGGGATCCGGCCCGAGAACGAACCAGACAATGAAGGTGGCGAGTGCGGCCAGCATCACCGCCGGCACGAACCAGTTGGTCACCTTGTCCACCAGCGCCTGTATCGGCAGCTTGTCGGCCTGCGCCTCCTCGACCATGCGAATGATCTGCGCAATCAGCGTGTCGGCGCCGACCTTGGTGGCGCGGAAGGTGAAGGAGCCGTTCCTGTTGACCGTGCCGCCGACGACTTCGGAACCGGCCACCTTGGTCACCGGGATTGGTTCGCCGGTGATCATCGATTCATCGACATAGGAGGAACCGTCGAGCACCAGACCATCGACAGGCACCTTCTCGCCGGGCGGACCACGATGACATCGCCGGTCACAACATCCTGCAGCGGCACATCAATGGTTTCACCGTTGCGCAGCACGCGGGCAGATTTGGCCTGCAGGCCGACGAGCCGCTTTATCGCCTCGCTGGTGCGGCCTTTGGCGCGTGCTTCCAGAAAACGGCCGAGCAGGATCAGCGTGACGATAACCGCCGCTGCCTCATAATAGACATTGGCCGTGCCTCTCGGCAGGATTTCGGGAACGAAAGTGGCGACCACCGAAAATCCCCAGGCGGCGGCAGTGCCCAGCACCACCAGCGAATTCATGTCCGGTGCCAGCCGCAGAAGAGCCGGTATGCCCTTTTTGAAGAAGCGCAGGCCCGGTCCGAAGAGGACCAGCGTGGTCAGCACGAATTGCAGATACCAGCTTTCGCGCATGCCCACCGTTTCCATCACGAAGTCATGGATGGCGGGTATCATATGCGAGCCCATCTCCAGAACGAAGACCGGCAGCGTCAGGATGGCGGCAATGGCAAGGCTGATTTTCAGACCGCGCAATTCGGCTTCGCGCCTGTCCGGCTCATCACCCTTGGCCGTATCGGCGGCGATCTCGCTTGCCTTGTAGCCCGCCTGCTTGATCGCTTCCGCCAGGGTGGCGGCAGAGGCGGCGTTGCCGGCGACACGGACGGTGGCCCGCTCCGTTGCGAGATTAACGCTCGCATCGGCAACACCCGAAACGGCCTTCAATGCCTTTTCGACGCGGCCGACGCAGGAGGCGCAGGTCATGCCCTCAATGTCGAGTTCAATGGTCTTCTCATCGACGCTATATCCAGCATGCCGGACTGCATCGATAACGGCGAGCACATCCGGCGGCCCGGAAAAAGAAATATCGGCGCGTTCCGTCGCCAGATTGACCGAGGCCTTCAGAACCCCCGGCACCTTGGCGATCGCCTTCTCCACACGACCAACGCAAGAGGCGCATGTCATCCCATCGATGGCTATCGTATGGCTCGCCCGGACCTGGATTTGTGACATGCCTATGACCCCTTTTTTACTTATATCAAAAAAGATAGGGCTTCCCATCGTGGCAAGGTCAATAGGCTCTTTTGGGTGATTTCTACGGAAAAATGCCGCCTGCTTGACCAAGCTCATTTTTTAGGCTCATCAGCCTGATTTAATGCGATCTGTGCCAAGAAATCAGCGCATCCGATGCAAAAACACATCCGGAAGGCCCGCAGATCGCAGAAAAAAGAAAGAGAAATCCTGGAATCAGGAGTGGAGGTGGTGCGGACGGCGGGACTTGAACCCGCAAGACCAATGGTCGGCAGATTTTAAGTCTGCTGCGTCTACCGATTTCGCCACGTCCGCATTTGCCGCGCCGCGTACCGATCCGGCCCGGCGCTGCAAAACTGTTTCGTTATTGTTCGGGCATTGAACAAACAGCGTCCAGTCCCAAGCACCGACAGTGCCTCATCTACACAGGACGGGCCGTTTCGGTCAACGGGGCCTTAGCCACACCAGGACTGATTTTTTGCCGAGGCCGGATGCGCCAGACCTTCCCGCACGAGCTGATCGGCGAAGGACACGCCCGACCGTGAAAGGCGTTTGCGTTCCATCGCCTGCCCGCCTGCCGCTCCGGAAGAGGCGACATCGAAGGCGCCCGCATTAAGCAGGTCACGAAGCCTGACCTTGGCAATGAAACCGCGCTGGCGCTCTTCCATGCATCGCGCCCTGTCGATCTGCGGAACCTCGATGCCGGCGAGCTGCATTTTCACGCCCTTCATCCAGAAGGTGTTGCCGTCAGCCACGCAATTGTTCAGCCCGAGCGGCCGCAAAAGGCAAAGGCGCCGCTTTTTTCTCCGAGTGAGATTTTTTCGACCGAGGGGCGTGTTTCCGGCAGGATAGCGGCAACCTGGCTCTGCTGTGTCGCAGGCGGCATGGCGATCGAGCGGGGCGGCACGGGGCCGTTGCCCGGCAAAACCGGCGATGTGGGCCGAATGGCCGACGCTCTCTCCGGCGCGACGGTCTCGCGTTTCGCAGCAGCGGCCACCTTGGATGACGTTGACGTCGCGGAGGTCGACCTTGCGACTTGCCGCTGCGGCAGAAGGCTGTCGCGATGTTCATAAGCCTGAATGCCACCAGCAACGACGCCCAGCATCAGCACCCAGGGCCAAACGCTGCCGCCGCCCGATTTCTTCGCCGTGCGGCGTCGCCCTGTCGGTTTTCGATTGCTCACGATCGGACTCCTTTATAACGGAGCCGCATTATCGGCCAAAGGAGTTTCCGAAAGGTTGGCGTTCTAAAACAGCTGTGGATAAACCGTCAGCGAACCTGATCGAGCAGCCGCTTGCATTCAAGGAGGTCGAACAGTGCTTCCTGCAGCAGCGCACGGTCGTCCTTGCCGATACCCGACTTGCCGACAGATATTTCGGCATCATTACTGCCGCCGCCGAAGCCGAAGAAGCGGCCGCTTGGCTTCGCCTTCGGGCGGCCGACGACCTCGTCCTCATCCGTATCCATCACCCGCGGTTCGGCAACTTCCTTTTCGCCGCTCGCCGCCATGATGGCTTCCATGGTTGCAAGATCGCCAGACGCGATTGCTGCCACGAAACGGTTTCCATTGGCCTTCAGAAGCTTCTGCACACCCTTGATGGTGTAGCCGTGGTCGTAAAGAAGATGACGAATGCCCTTCAGGAGATCGATATCATCGGGGCGGTAATAACGGCGGCCCCCACCCCGTTTCATCGGCTTGATCTGCGGAAAGCGCGTTTCCCAGAAACGCAGCACGTGCTGCGGCAGGTTCAGCTCATCCGCCACTTCACTGATCGTCCGAAACGCGTCGGGGCTTTTGTCCAAATTTCCACTCCCATCCGGACCCGGAGCGCCTTGCTTAGAGCCGGGCACTGAACAAGAACGCCTCTCGCTCGCTGATCCGTGCATCACAGTTCGCGAAAATCGAACCCGATCCTCGCACCGATGCCCGAAGCGGCAAGATGCCATTTAATAAAATTGATTATGATGCGAGTCGACCGGATTTCAACGGCTTGCACGTTGAAATTCAAGTATGTTCACAGGAAGAATGGGGAAAAAGCCCGCCAGGGGGCAAAAAAGGCTGCGCGACCGCCGGCTCAGGAGCCGGCTTTCTGGCCCTTCTGTTTGGCCTTGCGGGCCGTATGCGCCTTGAGGATTCGCTGTTTCAGCACGTTCGACGCCTTGAAGGTCATGACGCGGCGCGGCGAAATCGGAACTTCCTCACCCGTCTTCGGGTTGCGGCCGATGCGCTCGTTCTTTTCCCTGATCTGGAATGTCGCGAAGGACGACAGCTTGACGACCTCACCACGGGTGATCGCGTTGCAAATCTCGTCGATGATCGTTTCGACCAGTTCGGCGGACTCGGTGCGGGACAGCCCGACTTTACGAAACACAGATTCTGCAAGATCTGCGCGTGTCACTGTCTTCCCGGCCATTTTTCCCCACAAACCGTGTCTGAATTTTTCTCTAGGAGCCGCCGAGATTATTTCCCTTGTGGCGACCGGTCAAGCGATTGTTCCAGATTCATTTGAGGCTTTCGGCAATCAGTGCAAGGGCTTAGAGCGACTAATACGGTTTTGACACAGGCTCGGGCCGCTCCAGCGTATCTGACCGGGGCGTGAGGGCGAAAACCACAACCGATTTTGCGCCGATGCCCCGGCAAACGCGGAAATCAATCCTTACCAGCGCAGCAGCACCGCGCCCCAGGTGAAGCCGCCGCCCATGGCCTCCAGCATGACCAGATCGCCCTTCTTGATGCGTCCGTCTGCGGCCGCAACGGCCAGCGCCAGCGGAATGGAGGCGGCCGAGGTATTGCCGTGCTGATCGACGGTGATGACGACCTTTTCCGGATCGATACCGAGCTTCTTCGCCGATCCGTCAATGATACGCTTGTTGGCCTGGTGCGGAACCAGCCAGTCGAGGTCATCCGCCGTCGTGCCCGTTGCCTCGAAGGCCTGCTCGATGACATCGGTGATCATGCCGACAGCGTGCTTGAACACTTCCCGACCTTCCATCCGCAGATGGCCGACGGTGCCGGTGGTGGAAGGTCCGCCATCGACATAGAGCTTTTCCTTGTGAGAACCGTCGGAGCGCAGCTGCGAAGTGAGGATGCCGCGATCATCGGACGTCCCCTCGCCTTCACCGGCTTCCAGAATGATTGCGCCTGCGCCATCGCCGAACAGGACGCAGGTGGTGCGGTCCTTCCAGTCGAGAATACGCGAGAATGTTTCGGAGCCGATCACCAGAACGCGCTTGGCCATGCCGCCGCGAATATAAAGATCGGCGGTCGACACGGCATAAACGAAGCCGGAGCAGACAGCCTGCATGTCGAAGGCGAAACCGTGGGTCATGCCGAGGCGGTTCTGGATGTTCACCGCCGTTGCCGGAAAGGTGTTGTCCGGTGTCGATGTGGCCAGAATGATGAGATCAATATCGTCAGGCGTCAGGCCGGCATTGTCGAGGGCCGCGCGCGCCGCCGCTTCACCGAGCGAAGCGGTCGTCTCACCTTCGCCGGCGATGTAACGCTGCCGGATGCCCGTGCGCTGCACGATCCATTCGTCGGAGGTCTCGACGACCCCTTCGATTTCCCTGTTGGTCATGACACGCTTCGGAAGCGCCGCGCCAAAGCCACGTATGATAGAGCGGATCATTCCGTTATTCCTCGTCAGCCACGAGTGCTTCGGGCGCCGGGGCGGAAGCCGTCTTGCGTGGTAAATCTTCAGATCGTTTTCAATTTTCGCCGTAAGTCCGTTGTGGACCATGTCGTAGCCGACATCGACGGCGGAAGCAAAACCGATGGCATCCGTGCCGCCATGGCTTTTGATGACAATGCCGTTCAGACCGAGAAACACGCCGCCATTGACCTTGCGCGGGTCCATTTTTTCCCTGAGCACGTCGAATGCGCTTTTTGCCAGGACATAACCGATCTTGGCAAAGAAGCTGCGGGAGATCGCTTCACGCAGAAGCGTGGTGATCTGCCGCGCCGTGCCTTCGGCAGCTTTGAGCGCAATGTTGCCGGTGAAACCTTCGGTCACCACCACATCCACCGTACCCTTGCCGATATCGTCGCCTTCGACGAAACCGCGATAATCGATGGTGCCGAGATCGGCCTCGCGAATGAGACGCCCGGCCTCACGCACCTCTTCCTGACCCTTGACCTCTTCGACGCCGACATTGAGCAGGCCGACAGTCGGACGGTCGATATCAAACAGCGCGCGCGCCATGGCGCCGCCCATCAGGGCGAAATCGAGCAATTGCTGGGAATCGGCACCGATCGTCGCACCGACATCGAGCACGATGCTTTCGCCTTTCAGCGTCGGCCATATGCCGGCGATCGCCGGACGTTCCACCCGCGCCATGGTGCGCAAACAGAATTTGGCCATGGCCATCAGCGCGCCGGTATTGCCGGCGGAGACGACGACATCCGCTTCACCGAGCTTCACAGCCTCGATGGCGCGCCACATGCTGGAGACGTAACGACCACGCCGAAGCGCCTGGCTCGGCTTTTCATCCATGCTGACCGAGACTTCACAATCGTGAAAGACCGACTTTTCCCGAAGGGCGGGATATTGTGCCAGAATGGGGTCGCATTTGCTCTTCTGCCCGTAGAGCAGAAAAGTTACATCGTTATGCCGTTCAAGCGCCTTGGCAGCACCGGGTATGGCAACATCAGGGCCGAAATCGCCACCCATGACGTCAATCGCTATTCTGATCACTCGTCCCTTATCCTTCTTGCCGCCACTCAAGCGGATTTTGCGCGAAAATACCCGTTCCGGCCTGTGTTACAATAAAATTATTTCAGCCCGGCGGCGCATTCAGTCTTTTTTCCAGTCTTTCAACACGGCGAAAGGCGACGGACGCTTTTCTTCTTCAGGCTCATTTTCGGTCGTATCGGTAAATTCGATATCCGATTTGCGCGGATAGGGATCGATCGCAAGAGCCGCGAATTCCGCAACCGTGGCGCCAACATCGATGCTGTCGCCGGTAAACTGGTCGGGAATGTCAGGGCCATCCGGGTCAAGCACGATCTCGCCCTGCTCATTGGTCACCATTCGCGCCAGCTTTGATCCTTCCGGAACGAAAATATGCTCCACGGCCTCGTCGATCTTGCTCGTGACCGGCTCCAGCGTCACCACGCAGGCCTGGGTCACGGTTGCATGCACCTCGCCCTTGATCTTCACGCCATCCTTTTTCCAGCGGGAAACCTGCAACTCCGCCTTCAGATACTCGACGGATACAACATCCCAGAATTTCGCCAGCGCCTTCAGCTCCTCGGCATTGGCTTCGAGACCAATCCTGACGGGATTGGCGGAAATATGACCTACCTTTACGGGATAGGAAAAAGGCAGGTCGTCATTTGCGGCGTGTCGCGCGTTCATCGTAAACCTCATTGTCCAGGCAGGGGCAGCGTCAGGCTTCCGGTCGCTATCGTTTCCTCGGAGCATGCGGAAAGGGCGGAAGACGTTTCCATCATCCAACCCGCCAGCCCGTCCAGCTGCGGCGCCTTATCGTCTGTCTGCGGATATATATTGCGCGCAAGCGCTGCGGCAAGGGCAACGGCATCGGACGCATCCAGCGCCGCCG
Proteins encoded in this window:
- a CDS encoding ABC transporter permease; the protein is MWIQILQRFLILCLMLTIVSVIAFLLPYMAGGDPARTILFSRMRDTALDPHAVEALRVSLGLDRPLYVQYFAWLSNALRGDLGFSFTSSQPVAGELLRSLGVSVTLALTALAIAVAVALPLGTLAAMRPGGRLDNFATLMIQTFVATPEYWFAPMSALVFALYLGWLPSAGWDSWRSLVLPALTLTLRPLAYFTQVTRAAMAEVLRAPYITAARSRGLGMHSTVLRHGVRNGSLPVVTFFALWLAGLLGGSVVVEVIFAIPGMGRLLYDAVVNRDIPMLQGGFICIVALSILINTLADGFYVLINPAMRGHHDH
- the cueR gene encoding Cu(I)-responsive transcriptional regulator; the encoded protein is MNIGTAATASGVSAKMIRHYETIGLIKSANRTESGYRVYTANDLETLRFIRRGRDLGFSIEKIRQLMTLWRDPGGASCDVKRIVMEHVVDLEAKMHSLRDMADTLRNLATYCPDNGEPDCPIIQDLAQSEDPDFTPVAVVPKRSGMLKGTSGSLTEHRLAK
- a CDS encoding 2Fe-2S iron-sulfur cluster-binding protein gives rise to the protein MTPQNTVYLPRIGRSILAAQGETVLQAALAAGISYPHGCRMGRCGACKSHLVAGEIDLLKHTPFSLTEEEKAEGLTLACRAVPLSDVTIGWLDGEDEFADIPTGRFEGEVAEAVDATHDIKLIRIRLDDRELFTFKAGQYVRLLYPDCSPRDYSIASRIDEDLIEFHIRHVPGGITSGHIFANAKPGDPVTLVGPFGSSYLREKHCGPILGIAGGSGLAPVKAVVEAALATGRATGRERPIHVYFGARAQRDLYMIDRFEELAAKHRNLSFVPVLSNEEHAQMRCGYVGSAVADDFDDLDGWKAYLAGPPAMIEATVPQLLARGIRTADIHADVFFTPER
- a CDS encoding MerR family transcriptional regulator; this translates as MDKSPDAFRTISEVADELNLPQHVLRFWETRFPQIKPMKRGGGRRYYRPDDIDLLKGIRHLLYDHGYTIKGVQKLLKANGNRFVAAIASGDLATMEAIMAASGEKEVAEPRVMDTDEDEVVGRPKAKPSGRFFGFGGGSNDAEISVGKSGIGKDDRALLQEALFDLLECKRLLDQVR
- a CDS encoding integration host factor subunit alpha, with the protein product MAGKTVTRADLAESVFRKVGLSRTESAELVETIIDEICNAITRGEVVKLSSFATFQIREKNERIGRNPKTGEEVPISPRRVMTFKASNVLKQRILKAHTARKAKQKGQKAGS
- a CDS encoding beta-ketoacyl-ACP synthase III, with protein sequence MIRSIIRGFGAALPKRVMTNREIEGVVETSDEWIVQRTGIRQRYIAGEGETTASLGEAAARAALDNAGLTPDDIDLIILATSTPDNTFPATAVNIQNRLGMTHGFAFDMQAVCSGFVYAVSTADLYIRGGMAKRVLVIGSETFSRILDWKDRTTCVLFGDGAGAIILEAGEGEGTSDDRGILTSQLRSDGSHKEKLYVDGGPSTTGTVGHLRMEGREVFKHAVGMITDVIEQAFEATGTTADDLDWLVPHQANKRIIDGSAKKLGIDPEKVVITVDQHGNTSAASIPLALAVAAADGRIKKGDLVMLEAMGGGFTWGAVLLRW
- a CDS encoding YceD family protein, whose translation is MNARHAANDDLPFSYPVKVGHISANPVRIGLEANAEELKALAKFWDVVSVEYLKAELQVSRWKKDGVKIKGEVHATVTQACVVTLEPVTSKIDEAVEHIFVPEGSKLARMVTNEQGEIVLDPDGPDIPDQFTGDSIDVGATVAEFAALAIDPYPRKSDIEFTDTTENEPEEEKRPSPFAVLKDWKKD